In a single window of the Papaver somniferum cultivar HN1 chromosome 8, ASM357369v1, whole genome shotgun sequence genome:
- the LOC113303356 gene encoding uncharacterized protein LOC113303356 isoform X1: MLLAHFLCWYSPAAEILISQSLKCSEDWEYFLSELGRLLEDDSQWCGATTDNQIHPPMLLACKLSQLSEFLNMQKQFGTKLSKVRHPKYFMEVQHPVFATEYDWSDNDADEYFSRLGAGNKVTLRISRASEELQLVNNLRGQDSLTPALQVEVQKFLAGVDEISDFIPDGVSDYHGTSIALKTDRFIIVAADGKLTTKDNSEGLNLKADKVLRLDDMCVGICSSWKTLSITVGVLESRFRDVKNERAKRPTVSELADFLREESSSSCQGKSGTILGAFDQLEEGVCVPCISFADDCNRIDVNQPFFCLGTGAWFANKILSDGFKVDMGLDEAICLVERALVYASLHDSCTGGWDNINVIEVGKPVRAITREQICTTLWRRHHLSLPENPTRFTR, encoded by the exons ATGCTTCTTGCTCATTTTTTATGTTGGTATAGTCCTGCCGCGGAGATCTTGATTTCTCAGTCACTGAAATG TTCTGAAGACTGGGAATATTTCCTCAGCGAGTTGGGTCGATTGCTGGAGGATGATAGTCAGTGGTGTGGTGCAACAACTGACAATCAAATTCATCCACCCATGCTCTTAGCGTGCAAATTATCTCAGCTATCTGAA TTTCTCAATATGCAAAAGCAGTTTGGAACAAAATTGTCAAAGGTCCGACACCCAAAGTATTTCATGGAGGTACAACATCCTGTTTTTGCAACGGAATACGATTGGTCTGATAATGATGCGGATGAGTACTTTAGCAG GCTTGGTGCTGGCAATAAAGTAACCCTTCGAATCTCCCGAGCGTCTGAAGAATTACAGTTGGTTAATAATCTCCGTGGACAAGATTCATTGACTCCAGCCCTCCAAGTAGAAGTTCAAAAGTTTCTTGCAGGAGTTGATGAGATCTCAGATTTCATTCCTGATGGAGTCTCTGATTACCATGGGACATCAATTGCCTTGAAAACGGATAGATTCATCATAGTAGCCGCTGATGGGAAACTTACTACAAAAGATAATTCTGAAGGCTTAAACTTGAAAGCTGATAAGGTTCTTCGTCTCGATGACATGTGTGTTGGAATATGTAGTTCTTGGAAGACTTTGAGTATCACAGTTGGCGTGTTGGAGAGCCGTTTTAGAGATGTTAAGAATGAGAGAGCTAAAAGACCTACAGTTAGCGAACTAGCTGATTTCTTGAGAGAAGAATCGTCATCATCGTGCCAAGGGAAGTCTGGAACTATTCTTGGTGCCTTCGATCAGTTAGAG GAGGGTGTATGTGTTCCTTGCATCTCGTTTGCCGATGATTGCAATAGAATTGATGTTAACCAACCATTCTTCTGCTTGGGAACTGGTGCATGGTTTGCTAATAAGATCTTGTCAGACGGATTCAAGGTGGACATGGGGCTGGATGAGGCCATCTGTTTGGTTGAGAGAGCGCTTGTTTATGCGAGTTTACATGATAGTTGCACGGGTGGATGGGATAACA TTAACGTGATCGAGGTTGGCAAGCCCGTAAGAGCAATAACCAGAGAACAGATATGTACTACATTATGGCGTAGACATCATTTGTCTCTTCCTGAAAATCCTACAAGATTCACTCGCTAA
- the LOC113303356 gene encoding uncharacterized protein LOC113303356 isoform X2, which translates to MLLAHFLCWYSPAAEILISQSLKCSEDWEYFLSELGRLLEDDSQWCGATTDNQIHPPMLLACKLSQLSEFGTKLSKVRHPKYFMEVQHPVFATEYDWSDNDADEYFSRLGAGNKVTLRISRASEELQLVNNLRGQDSLTPALQVEVQKFLAGVDEISDFIPDGVSDYHGTSIALKTDRFIIVAADGKLTTKDNSEGLNLKADKVLRLDDMCVGICSSWKTLSITVGVLESRFRDVKNERAKRPTVSELADFLREESSSSCQGKSGTILGAFDQLEEGVCVPCISFADDCNRIDVNQPFFCLGTGAWFANKILSDGFKVDMGLDEAICLVERALVYASLHDSCTGGWDNINVIEVGKPVRAITREQICTTLWRRHHLSLPENPTRFTR; encoded by the exons ATGCTTCTTGCTCATTTTTTATGTTGGTATAGTCCTGCCGCGGAGATCTTGATTTCTCAGTCACTGAAATG TTCTGAAGACTGGGAATATTTCCTCAGCGAGTTGGGTCGATTGCTGGAGGATGATAGTCAGTGGTGTGGTGCAACAACTGACAATCAAATTCATCCACCCATGCTCTTAGCGTGCAAATTATCTCAGCTATCTGAA TTTGGAACAAAATTGTCAAAGGTCCGACACCCAAAGTATTTCATGGAGGTACAACATCCTGTTTTTGCAACGGAATACGATTGGTCTGATAATGATGCGGATGAGTACTTTAGCAG GCTTGGTGCTGGCAATAAAGTAACCCTTCGAATCTCCCGAGCGTCTGAAGAATTACAGTTGGTTAATAATCTCCGTGGACAAGATTCATTGACTCCAGCCCTCCAAGTAGAAGTTCAAAAGTTTCTTGCAGGAGTTGATGAGATCTCAGATTTCATTCCTGATGGAGTCTCTGATTACCATGGGACATCAATTGCCTTGAAAACGGATAGATTCATCATAGTAGCCGCTGATGGGAAACTTACTACAAAAGATAATTCTGAAGGCTTAAACTTGAAAGCTGATAAGGTTCTTCGTCTCGATGACATGTGTGTTGGAATATGTAGTTCTTGGAAGACTTTGAGTATCACAGTTGGCGTGTTGGAGAGCCGTTTTAGAGATGTTAAGAATGAGAGAGCTAAAAGACCTACAGTTAGCGAACTAGCTGATTTCTTGAGAGAAGAATCGTCATCATCGTGCCAAGGGAAGTCTGGAACTATTCTTGGTGCCTTCGATCAGTTAGAG GAGGGTGTATGTGTTCCTTGCATCTCGTTTGCCGATGATTGCAATAGAATTGATGTTAACCAACCATTCTTCTGCTTGGGAACTGGTGCATGGTTTGCTAATAAGATCTTGTCAGACGGATTCAAGGTGGACATGGGGCTGGATGAGGCCATCTGTTTGGTTGAGAGAGCGCTTGTTTATGCGAGTTTACATGATAGTTGCACGGGTGGATGGGATAACA TTAACGTGATCGAGGTTGGCAAGCCCGTAAGAGCAATAACCAGAGAACAGATATGTACTACATTATGGCGTAGACATCATTTGTCTCTTCCTGAAAATCCTACAAGATTCACTCGCTAA